Genomic segment of Candidatus Caldatribacterium sp.:
GTAGAGAGACTCTCACCCCAAAAACTTGGGGAAATCGCTCACTTCCTCGGAGGAGAGGTTATTCCTCCCCTCCGGAAGACCAGAGATCCCGCGCTCTTTTCAAAGCAGCAATATGGCCCTCGTGGGTCCCACAGCAGCCCCCAATAATCCGGACCCCGAGCTCGAAAAAGCGTGGCGCCAGGGAGAAGAAGTCCTCTGGAGTTTCATCGTAAATGATTGCTTCTCCCTGGAGACGGGGCACACCGGCATTGGGTTTCGCGGAAAAAGGACCAGGATGCTCTCTCCGGTAATCCTCGAAAATTGCCAGGGCCTCTCGGATTCCAGTGCCACAGTTTGCCCCTAAGATAACGTTGTCTTTCTCCCGGAAAAGACGCGCAATGTCTTCCGGAGTTTCTCCAAGGAGTGTCACCATTTTCCCTCCTCGAGGCTCAAAGGTGAAGCTCACAATGGCCTCGCCACCCACCTCTTCGATCACCTCAAGAGCAAGGAGTGCCTCCTTACTGAAACTAAAAGTCTCGAGGTGGAAAAGGCGCACCCCAGCCCCATAGAGCTCATGGACCGCTTCCGAGAAAACTTCCCGTACCTTGCTCTCTGAGAGATCCCCAAAGGGCTCCATGAACTCCCCAAGAGGCCCCAAGGAAGCGGCAAGGAGAACACCAGGACGAAGGGCTTTTTGGGCAATAGTCACTCCCTGGGTTAAGATTTCCCGAAGACGATCCTCAAGGCCATGGCGCATCAGGCGGAGCCTGTTCCCCCCAAAGGTA
This window contains:
- a CDS encoding homocysteine S-methyltransferase family protein — translated: MLFEFVRERVLIFDGAMGTRLQQLGLPPGHPPEEWNLSHPDAVLAVHASYVESGADMIQTNTFGGNRLRLMRHGLEDRLREILTQGVTIAQKALRPGVLLAASLGPLGEFMEPFGDLSESKVREVFSEAVHELYGAGVRLFHLETFSFSKEALLALEVIEEVGGEAIVSFTFEPRGGKMVTLLGETPEDIARLFREKDNVILGANCGTGIREALAIFEDYRREHPGPFSAKPNAGVPRLQGEAIIYDETPEDFFSLAPRFFELGVRIIGGCCGTHEGHIAALKRARDLWSSGGEE